Proteins encoded by one window of Dehalococcoidia bacterium:
- a CDS encoding YifB family Mg chelatase-like AAA ATPase, producing MFAKVRSAAVTGLQATLVSVEVDITNGLPAMHIVGLPDAMVQESKERVRAAIRNAGASFPLKRVAVNLAPADIRKEGPAYDLPIALAILAATGQVRLDREDRLYLGELSFEGDIRPTNGVLPMVALARAEGIEEVIVPSANAAEAALVAGVRVLPADHLATIMHHLAGTAPIVPLTPQDPFALADDADEAVVDFAEIRGQEHVKRALEVAASGAHNVLMTGPPGSGKTLLARALAGILPPLTLDEALEVTKIYSVAGLVRPDRPLIRRRPFRAPHHTTSYAALVGGGRKPGPGELSLANRGVLFLDELPEFPANALEAMRQPLEDKVITISRVQGSVEYPTNVMLVAAQNPCPCGYAGDPARLCSCTPAMIQRYAKRISGPLLDRIDIHIEVPRLEYEKLADSRRGEPSAAIRARVSAAREKQRARFAGTKLVANAEMGPAEIRQFCQVEPAAAAILKTAVAKLHLSGRAYHRVLKLARTIADLADAETIGAPHVAEALQYRPRRGDA from the coding sequence ATGTTCGCCAAAGTGCGTTCGGCGGCAGTGACCGGCCTCCAGGCCACGCTCGTCTCGGTTGAGGTCGATATTACCAACGGGCTCCCTGCCATGCACATCGTGGGCCTGCCGGATGCGATGGTGCAGGAGTCCAAGGAGCGTGTCCGCGCTGCCATCCGCAACGCCGGCGCAAGCTTCCCGCTGAAGCGGGTTGCCGTCAACCTTGCTCCTGCCGACATCCGCAAGGAAGGCCCCGCCTACGACCTGCCGATCGCGCTCGCCATCCTTGCTGCGACCGGCCAAGTGCGCCTTGACCGCGAAGACCGGCTGTACCTTGGCGAACTTTCCTTCGAGGGCGATATCCGGCCGACGAACGGCGTGCTGCCGATGGTGGCGCTCGCCCGCGCCGAGGGGATCGAGGAAGTGATCGTGCCGTCGGCGAATGCCGCCGAAGCGGCGCTCGTGGCCGGCGTCCGGGTGCTGCCCGCCGACCACCTCGCTACGATCATGCACCATCTCGCCGGCACCGCCCCGATTGTGCCGCTCACCCCCCAGGACCCTTTTGCCCTTGCAGACGACGCTGACGAAGCAGTTGTCGACTTCGCCGAGATTCGCGGGCAGGAGCATGTCAAGCGAGCGCTCGAAGTGGCCGCGAGCGGCGCCCACAATGTCCTGATGACCGGGCCGCCCGGCAGCGGGAAGACCCTGCTCGCCCGCGCGCTCGCCGGGATCCTGCCGCCCCTCACCCTCGACGAGGCGCTTGAAGTGACCAAGATTTACAGCGTCGCCGGCCTCGTTCGCCCTGACCGACCGTTGATCCGCCGGCGGCCGTTTCGCGCGCCGCACCACACCACCAGCTACGCGGCGCTCGTCGGCGGCGGGCGCAAGCCGGGACCGGGCGAGCTCAGCCTTGCCAACCGCGGCGTTCTTTTCCTCGACGAACTGCCGGAGTTTCCGGCCAACGCTCTCGAAGCGATGCGCCAGCCGCTCGAAGACAAGGTGATCACAATCAGCCGCGTTCAAGGCTCGGTGGAATATCCCACCAACGTGATGCTGGTCGCCGCGCAGAACCCGTGCCCCTGCGGCTACGCCGGCGACCCGGCGCGCTTGTGCAGCTGCACGCCGGCGATGATCCAGCGCTACGCAAAGCGCATCAGCGGACCCCTCCTCGACCGGATCGACATCCATATCGAGGTGCCCCGTCTCGAGTACGAGAAGCTCGCCGATAGCCGCCGCGGCGAGCCGTCCGCCGCCATCCGCGCCCGCGTCAGCGCCGCCCGCGAAAAGCAGCGCGCCCGCTTCGCCGGCACAAAACTCGTCGCCAATGCCGAGATGGGCCCGGCCGAGATCCGTCAGTTCTGTCAAGTCGAGCCGGCGGCCGCGGCGATCCTCAAGACTGCCGTCGCCAAGCTGCACCTCTCGGGCCGCGCCTACCACCGCGTCCTGAAACTGGCGCGCACCATCGCAGACTTGGCCGATGCCGAGACGATCGGCGCGCCTCACGTCGCCGAGGCGCTGCAATATCGCCCGCGTCGCGGCGACGCGTAA